CACTAGATTATAATAATGGTGGTAACCCTTCCGCCTTGGGTTATTTAGATTATATCTCCTTGGAAGCGACACGCGAATTAAAATTTGCAGGTGGTCAGTTTGAGTTCTATAACCGTGCCGTTGCAGGAGCATCTGGTATTGGGCAGTATAATCTTACAAACGCCACACAAGTGAATGAGGTATGGGACATAACGGATATATATAATATTAGGAATTATAGTAATACAGGTTCAAACTCAACTATTTCCTTTACATCCAATTTAGGTTCCTTAAAGAAATATGCTGTAGTAGCTGCACCTAGTTTTCATGAACCCATCATGGTTTCAAATCCTTATGTAAGCAATCAAAATTTAAAAGGGTCTATTTTTAATAATGCACAGGGCGTTTTTGAAGATATAGATTATATAATTATTGCGCGTGGTGACATGGTTGGCCAAGCCGAACGTTTAGCTCAAATTAATAGAGCGCAGTATGGATTGAATGTTAAAGTGGTTAACTTAAGTAATATTTATTTAGAATTTGGACCAGGCGCTCAAGATATAGGAGCTATTCGGAACTTTGTGAAATATGTTTATGATAATGCTAGTTCACCGGAAAGACGCTTAAAATATTTATGTTTATTTGGTGATGGGTCTTTTGATTATAAAGACAGAATACCAAATAACACCAACATAATTCCTTCATGGCATGCCTATGATAGTTTTAATTTAACGAGCTCGTTTGTTTCAGATGATTTTTATGGCATGATGGATCCCAATGAAGGTGAAATGCAAACATCCGATAAATTAGACATTGCTGTTGGTCGTATTTTAGCAGATTCGCCTCAACAAGCATCAGAAATGGTAGATAAAGTGGCGTCGTATTACGTGGAAGCTTCGTATGGAAATTGGCGTAATAATGTGGTTGTAATTTCTGATGATGTGGATGAATCTTGGGAAAAAGATATTCAATTAACAACCAATACCATTGGCGATAATATTACAGCAGAAAAAAGCTTTATAAATGTAACTAAAATTCATTCGGATGCCTTTGTTCAGCAATCTTCAGCTGGTGGTAATACTTATCCCGCGGTAAAAACGGCCATGGTCAATGCTATAGAAAGCGGTGTTTTAGTGGTGAATTATTTTGGACATGGCGGTGAAGATGGTCTGACTAAAGAACGAATTTTTGAAAAACCCGATGCGCAGAACTTAAATAATGTATGTAAGCTTAATTGCTTTGTAACGGTAACCTGTGAATATACACGTTTTGATAACCCATTCCGTCCTACAGCAGGTGAATACACCTATTGGAATAAAGATGGTGGTGCCATTGGACTGATTACAACCACACGTCAAATTTTTGTGAGCGTTGGTATTTCCTTTAATATTGCCCTAACGGAGTACTTATTTTCCTATAATCCAGATGATGATTATGCAGATGATGAGTACCCAAGTATGGCTGAAGCCTTAAGGTTAACCAAGGTTAGTTCGGGCATTTCAGGAATTGGTCAAAGACGCTTGGTGTTCTTTATAGGTGATCCAGCTATGAAATTAACATTCCCAAAACCAAATGTGCGATTAACAGCTGTTAATGATGTTCCTGTTAGTCAACCAACACCAACTTTAAAGGCATTAAGTCGAGCTAAATTAGCTGGAGAAGTAACGGATTTAACGGGTAATGTGCTTTCAAATTACAATGGTGTGCTTTCGGTTAATATATATGACAAAAAGATACAGCGTACTACTTTAGCAAATGATAATGTTCAAGAAGGTGGTCAGCTTATTAAAATGGACTTTGAAACGCTGGGCGCCACAATCTTTAGAGGTCAAGCTTCTATTACCAATGGGCAATTTGAATTTGAATTTATAGTGCCAAGAGATATAGGTATTCCAGAAGGTAATGGCCGTATTAGTTTTTATGCGAAAAAAACCAATGCACTCGATGATCAATCGGGCGCTAATAGTAGCTCTGTAATAATAGGGGGGCTAAATCAAGATGCTCCGGAAGATGCCATCGGGCCCGTTATTCAGTTGTATATGAATGATGAAAACTTCGTGTCTGGTGGAATTACCAATAAGTCGCCTAGTTTATTAGTCAAATTGGAAGATGAAAACGGAATTAACACCGCTAGCGGAATTGGTCATGACATTGTGGCTATTTTAGATGGAGACGAAACGAATCCGTTTGTGTTAAATGATTATTATCAAACTGAAATTGATGATTATCAGCGTGGTACTGCCAATTTTCCACTGCGCGATATAGCGCCAGGACTACACACACTAACAGTGAAAGCGTGGGATGTGTATAATAACTCATCTGTTTCAGAAATTCAATTTGTGGTACATGACGAGAATCAGAGCCTTGTTATCGAAAATGTTTTAAATTACCCAAATCCTTTTGTTAATTACACCGAGTTTTGGTTTAATCACAATAGTTCGGATGCTTTAGACGTTTCAGTACAGATATTCACCGTTTCGGGTAAATTGGTGAAAACAATCAATGGACAAACCAATTCTTCCGAATGTTGTGGAAAAGGTACGTCCGTTTTATCACGAGATATTGTTTGGGATGGTCGTGACGATTTTGGAGATAAAATTGGAAAAGGTGTTTATATCTATAAACTAACCGTAAGATCGCCACTATTAAATAAATCCGTTGAAAAAATTGAGAAACTTGTAATACTTTAATAATACTTTATATTTGCTAAATAAAATCAATACATGAAAAATCAAATTTTAATACTATTTACTCTTGTTTTTGCACACCAGATATATGCGCAAACAGTTGTTTTACCAAATACAAATGATTCGCGTGTAATTACCACAGGTTTACCATTTGTGTTAATTGCTGCCGATGCGCGCGCAGCATCCATGGGAGATATGGGAGTTGCTACTGGCGTTGATGTGTTTTCACAACAATGGAACCCGTCCAAATATGCGTTTTCAGAAACAAAACAAGGTATTGGTGTTAGCTATACACCCTACTTAAGTAGTTTAGTAAAAGATATATTTTTAGGTAATTTAACCTACTTCAACAGAATAAACGAACGTAGTGCTTTTGCTGCTAGTTTTAGATATTTCTCTTTAGGTGAAATTGAGTTAGTTCAAGATGAATTTTCTCAAGCACTTATTGAAAAACCAAACGAAATGACCATTGATGCATCCTACTCCTTAAAATTAAGTGAGCAGTTTGCTATGTCTGTTGCTATGCGTTATTTACGGTCTGATTTAAAAATTGGAGCAATTGATGCAGATGCCATTCCAGCAAGTACATTTGGTGTGGATATTTCGGGGTATTACCAAAGTGAAGAGCAAGCCTATGCAACCTTTAATGGTCGTACTCGTTTGGGATTCGCTATTCAAAATATTGGGCCAAAATTTAAATATGATGAAGGAGGTCAAGAAAACTTTCAACCTACAACCTTGCGTTTAGGTGGTGGCTTCGATTTTATATTAGATGATTTTAATAAAGTATCTATAACAGGTGAAGTTACCAAATTGTTGGTGCCAACACCACCTATTTATGGAACGGAATTTAACTACACCGATAATAATGGGAATGGAGTATATGATCCAGAAAACGGAACAGATAATACCGATACTGATGCTTTAGGAAGTGTTGTTACACCCAATGTTATCATAGAAGGTCAAGATCCAAACGTAGGCTTTTTTAAAGGTATGTTTCAGTCCTTTGGTGATGCACCAGGCGGATTTAGTGAAGAAATGCAAGAATGGACATGGGCTTTAGGAGCGGAATATATGTATCAAGATTCCTTTGGTTTTAGAGCGGGATATTTCCATGAAAGTTCAACAAAAGGAGCGAGACAATTTTTCGCCATTGGTGCCGGCTTTAAGTATAATGTAATTGGTATCGA
Above is a window of Bizionia sp. M204 DNA encoding:
- the porU gene encoding type IX secretion system sortase PorU is translated as MKKKLLLFALLISVMAFSQQKRFNITWNGTKTIANESFSIKVPAFNEEHFSYGLSNGLEFIAQWDIPQLINENSVQISNVSYAAISKSDLKDVDLKTIPNAIKYSLNNSISRNKSGAFLTVSPIIRENGVYKKVTAFTINYNTQNSHRASNRSNIVNSVLSSGSWYRFQVDKSGVFKISRQFLQQLGINMDAVDPRTIKLYGNGGRMIPYSNAEPYPYDLAENAIRIIGESDGYFHDGDYIMFYAQGPNGYDVKRNTNINAYNSVTYYYINISQGNGKRIQPMIQPSGSVDMMIDTFQDYQYHEVDEYNLASVGRRWFGNRFDIETSQTFDFSFPNIVPSIPVRLTTYVASTSEIPTTMDLKVNATSVANLTIPAVTETTLVSESVFNGNVNVSNANIAITLDYNNGGNPSALGYLDYISLEATRELKFAGGQFEFYNRAVAGASGIGQYNLTNATQVNEVWDITDIYNIRNYSNTGSNSTISFTSNLGSLKKYAVVAAPSFHEPIMVSNPYVSNQNLKGSIFNNAQGVFEDIDYIIIARGDMVGQAERLAQINRAQYGLNVKVVNLSNIYLEFGPGAQDIGAIRNFVKYVYDNASSPERRLKYLCLFGDGSFDYKDRIPNNTNIIPSWHAYDSFNLTSSFVSDDFYGMMDPNEGEMQTSDKLDIAVGRILADSPQQASEMVDKVASYYVEASYGNWRNNVVVISDDVDESWEKDIQLTTNTIGDNITAEKSFINVTKIHSDAFVQQSSAGGNTYPAVKTAMVNAIESGVLVVNYFGHGGEDGLTKERIFEKPDAQNLNNVCKLNCFVTVTCEYTRFDNPFRPTAGEYTYWNKDGGAIGLITTTRQIFVSVGISFNIALTEYLFSYNPDDDYADDEYPSMAEALRLTKVSSGISGIGQRRLVFFIGDPAMKLTFPKPNVRLTAVNDVPVSQPTPTLKALSRAKLAGEVTDLTGNVLSNYNGVLSVNIYDKKIQRTTLANDNVQEGGQLIKMDFETLGATIFRGQASITNGQFEFEFIVPRDIGIPEGNGRISFYAKKTNALDDQSGANSSSVIIGGLNQDAPEDAIGPVIQLYMNDENFVSGGITNKSPSLLVKLEDENGINTASGIGHDIVAILDGDETNPFVLNDYYQTEIDDYQRGTANFPLRDIAPGLHTLTVKAWDVYNNSSVSEIQFVVHDENQSLVIENVLNYPNPFVNYTEFWFNHNSSDALDVSVQIFTVSGKLVKTINGQTNSSECCGKGTSVLSRDIVWDGRDDFGDKIGKGVYIYKLTVRSPLLNKSVEKIEKLVIL
- the porV gene encoding type IX secretion system outer membrane channel protein PorV, which translates into the protein MKNQILILFTLVFAHQIYAQTVVLPNTNDSRVITTGLPFVLIAADARAASMGDMGVATGVDVFSQQWNPSKYAFSETKQGIGVSYTPYLSSLVKDIFLGNLTYFNRINERSAFAASFRYFSLGEIELVQDEFSQALIEKPNEMTIDASYSLKLSEQFAMSVAMRYLRSDLKIGAIDADAIPASTFGVDISGYYQSEEQAYATFNGRTRLGFAIQNIGPKFKYDEGGQENFQPTTLRLGGGFDFILDDFNKVSITGEVTKLLVPTPPIYGTEFNYTDNNGNGVYDPENGTDNTDTDALGSVVTPNVIIEGQDPNVGFFKGMFQSFGDAPGGFSEEMQEWTWALGAEYMYQDSFGFRAGYFHESSTKGARQFFAIGAGFKYNVIGIDLSYLFSASQVKSPLENTLRFSLTFNLGPGTYREY